A portion of the Gossypium arboreum isolate Shixiya-1 chromosome 8, ASM2569848v2, whole genome shotgun sequence genome contains these proteins:
- the LOC108467858 gene encoding probable U3 small nucleolar RNA-associated protein 11 has product MSSLRNAISRRAHKERAQLSSRRKFGLLEKHKDYVIRAKAFHKKEETLRKLKEKAAFRNPDEFYFQMIKTRTVDGVHKPESQANKYTQEELMLMKTQDIGYILQKLRSERKKIEKLTAVLHFVDNHPSNRHIYYAEDREEARELQSQASESRVTPPSGDIPDLIKRKTVASYRELEARKSRVNQLEKLYMEMSLKKELQKKGRKRKLCEDELVCPTSKPVYKWRSERKR; this is encoded by the exons ATGTCATCATTAAGGAATGCTATCAGCAGACGTGCTCACAAGGAACGAGCTCAACT ATCATCGAGGAGAAAATTTGGGCTTCTTGAGAAACACAAGGATTATGTCATCCGTGCGAAAGCATTCCACAAGAAGGAAGAAACGCTACGG AAACTCAAGGAGAAAGCTGCATTCAGAAACCCAGATGAATTTTACTTTCAAATGATAAAAACGAGAACTGTGGATGGAGTTCATAAACCCGA GAGTCAGGCTAACAAATACACTCAAGAAGAACTCATGCTAATGAAAACTCAAGACATAGGATATATACTACAGAAATTGCGAAGTGAAAGGAAG AAAATTGAGAAGCTAACTGCAGTGTTGCATTTTGTTGATAATCATCCATCTAACAGACACATTTACTATGCCGAGGATAG GGAAGAAGCTAGAGAATTACAGTCACAAGCTTCAGAAAGCAGAGTTACTCCCCCTTCTGGTGATATCCCTGATCTTATTAAAAG GAAGACAGTTGCTTCTTACAGGGAATTAGAAGCCAGGAAGAGTAGAGTGAATCAGCTGGAGAAGCTATATATGGAAATGTCACTGAAGAAGGAATTACAG AAAAAGGGTCGGAAGCGAAAACTCTGTGAAGACGAGTTAGTATGTCCAACCTCCAAGCCAGTGTATAAATGGAGATCAGAAAGAAAGAGGTGA
- the LOC108468252 gene encoding uncharacterized protein LOC108468252, producing MEKKPNKSFRQYTQRWRDVSMQVQPLLLEKETTMLFINTLKAPFITHMIGSTIKSFANIVMAGEMIENAIRVITVSQPRATTVGQQDFQKQGSGLRQNSEKVSFTPIPVTYRELYQSLFNAHAIAPFHLKPLQPPYIKWNDANAKCEYHAGISGHSIENCTGFEKAVERLIKIGVVKFDDTASDENPFLNHGDQGVNIIGDTGMKRIKEDVAGGHEIHECEEFKALIQSLMDNNELEFYEVGSDEGHICTLEGRPKNQRVNRPRIIISLPRNNKVETQTVPKVIIHKPVSFPYKDNKRVPWNYDCNVTMSEKEDIASAYKEVQDEGSYTRSGKRYDVKGVRVEPAKAKAFDKGKGIETLVNEPVKEEEAREFLKFLKHSEYSMVE from the exons atggaaaagaagcctaATAAGAGTTTTAGGCAATATACACAGAGATGGAGAGATGTTTCcatgcaagttcaaccactgCTCTTGGAGAAAGAAACTACCATGCTATTCATTAACACCTTGAAGGCCCCATTCATTActcatatgattggaagtaccatCAAGAGCTTTGCTaatatagttatggcaggagaaatgattgagaatgccataagagTG ATTACGGTTAGTCAACCCAGAGCAACTACAGTTGGGCAACAGGATTTTCAAAAGCAGGGATCTGGTTTGAGACAAAATTCTGAGAAGGTCTCATTTACGCCTATTCCGGTGACGTATCGAGAgctttatcaaagtttatttaATGCGCATGCAATAGCTCCTTTTCATTTGAAACCACTGCAACCTCCATATATCAAATGGAACGATGCAAACGccaaatgtgaataccatgcagGGATATCGGGGCATTCGATCGAAAATTGCACTGGCTTTGAAAAAGCAGTGGAAAGACTTATCAAGATAGGGGTTGTAAAATTTGACGATACCGCTAGTGATGAGAACCCGTTTCTAAATCATGGCGATCAAGGGGTAAACATAATTGGGGATACTGGTATGAAGAGGATTAAAGAGGACGTCGCTGGG GGACACGAGATCCACGAATGTGAGGAGTTTAAGGCTTTGATACAAAGCCTTATGGATAATAATGAGCTGGAATTCTATGAAGTTGGCTCAGATGAGGGACATATATGCACATTAGAGGGTAGACCAAAGAATCAAAGAGTCAACCGGCCAAGGATCATTATTTCTCTACCAAGGAATAATAAAGTTGAAACACAAACAGTACCAAAAGTCATTATTCACAAACCtgtttcctttccttataaggataatAAGAGGGTACCTTGGAATTATGACTGCAATGTAACAATGTCGGAGAAGGAGGATATAGCTAGTGCTTATAAAGAGGTTCAAGATGAGGGTTCTTACACACGtagtgggaagcgttatgatgTAAAAGGTGTCAGAGTTGAGCCCGCAAAAGCAAAAGCCTTTGACAAAGGAAAGGGGATTGAAACACTGGTTAATGAGCcagtaaaagaagaagaagccagAGAATTTCTAAAATTCTTAAAACACAGTGAGTACAGCATGGTTGAATAA